The Impatiens glandulifera chromosome 3, dImpGla2.1, whole genome shotgun sequence genome contains a region encoding:
- the LOC124929532 gene encoding pentatricopeptide repeat-containing protein At1g31920, with product MIGTSVLRQTHVLMLQDDHFQNLECNHSFKEQEFISVLKNCNSIAEIKQIHAQVIKLDLIWNSLYANNLVVTCALSDWGSMDYACSIFQQIDDPDSYVFNSLIRGHVKNMNPEDALYVFDEMLERGVVPDNFTFPILLKACTNLRAIKEGNQIHALIFKLGLDHDVYIQNSLINMYGKCKEIQHSYAVFHNMEERTLSSWSALISSHSGLGMFSDCLDLFRGMNEDGCRKTDESLLVSVISACTHLGFLDLGRSLHAYLLRNFSKLNVAVETSLVDLYVKCGSIEKGLSLFDRMNVKNQLSYSVMISGFGLYGGFHEAHKLFVEMIELGLQPDHVVYVGLLSSCAHAGSVELGLEFFDRMRLEHGIEPTVQHYGCMVDLLGRAGKVKEAFALIEGMSMEPNDVVWRSLLTSCRLHNELRLGEIAAKRILLLNVGDFTMLSDLYARNGMWDDVAAVRKEIVEMGLSRNLGKCTVEMKRRVYAFVSQDRSHSDSSRIYEMIHQMEWQLRFERYCPDLSQVLFDVDDEEKRQLLSGHSQKLAIAFALLNNSGSRVIRIVRNVRMCGDCHAYTKLVSMIYEKEIVVKDRNVFHRFRDGRCSCRDYW from the coding sequence ATGATAGGGACATCAGTCCTCCGTCAAACCCATGTTTTGATGTTACAAGATGATCATTTCCAAAATCTAGAATGTAATCACAGTTTTAAAGAACAGGAATTCATCTCTGTTTTGAAGAACTGCAATAGCATTGCAGAAATTAAGCAAATTCATGCTCAGGTGATTAAGCTTGATTTGATATGGAATTCATTATATGCAAACAATCTTGTTGTCACTTGTGCTCTCTCGGATTGGGGTAGCATGGATTATGCCTGCTCCATATTCCAACAGATTGATGATCCAGATTCTTATGTATTCAATAGTTTGATTAGAGGTCATGTAAAAAACATGAATCCAGAGGATGCACTCTATGTGTTTGATGAAATGCTTGAGAGAGGTGTTGTACCTGATAACTTCACTTTTCCTATCCTTCTCAAAGCATGTACCAATTTGAGGGCTATTAAAGAAGGAAATCAAATTCATGCCCTGATTTTCAAGCTAGGGCTTGACCATGATGTATATATACAGAACAGCTTGATTAATATGTATGGAAAATGTAAAGAGATTCAACACTCTTATGCTGTTTTCCATAATATGGAAGAAAGAACCCTTTCTTCATGGAGTGCCCTAATCTCATCTCATTCTGGCTTAGGTATGTTTTCTGATTGTCTTGACCTTTTTCGAGGTATGAACGAAGATGGATGTCGAAAAACCGACGAAAGCTTATTAGTTAGCGTGATTTCTGCTTGCACCCATCTCGGTTTTCTTGATTTGGGAAGAAGCTTACATGCTTATCTATTGAGGAACTTTAGTAAACTCAATGTTGCGGTTGAAACTTCTTTAGTAGATTTATACGTTAAATGTGGTTCTATTGAAAAAGGGTTGTCTCTTTTCGATAGAATGAATGTCAAGAACCAACTTTCCTATTCGGTTATGATATCGGGGTTTGGGTTATACGGAGGTTTCCATGAAGCTCACAAGCTTTTTGTGGAAATGATCGAGCTAGGGCTACAACCGGATCATGTAGTTTACGTAGGTTTATTGAGCAGTTGTGCCCATGCAGGCTCGGTTGAGCTTGGTTTGGAATTTTTCGATAGAATGAGACTCGAACATGGTATAGAGCCTACGGTTCAACATTATGGTTGCATGGTTGATCTTTTGGGCCGAGCCGGGAAAGTTAAGGAAGCGTTTGCTTTAATTGAGGGAATGTCGATGGAACCGAACGACGTCGTTTGGCGATCGCTTCTCACGTCGTGCAGGCTTCACAACGAGTTAAGGCTCGGGGAAATCGCAGCCAAACGGATACTCCTACTAAACGTGGGCGATTTCACAATGCTATCGGATTTATACGCGAGGAACGGAATGTGGGATGACGTGGCGGCAGTTCGGAAGGAAATTGTCGAGATGGGGTTGTCGCGAAATTTGGGGAAGTGTACGGTTGAGATGAAAAGGAGAGTATATGCTTTTGTTTCGCAGGATAGGTCGCATTCCGATTCGAGTAGAATATACGAGATGATTCATCAAATGGAATGGCAATTGAGATTTGAAAGATATTGTCCCGATTTATCGCAAGTTTTgtttgatgttgatgatgaagagaaGAGACAGTTGTTGAGCGGACATAGTCAGAAGTTGGCGATTGCGTTTGCGCTCTTGAACAATTCTGGTTCTCGGGTTATAAGGATAGTTAGGAACGTTAGAATGTGCGGAGACTGTCATGCTTATACTAAACTCGTCTCGATGATTTATGAAAAGGAAATTGTAGTCAAGGATCGTAACGTTTTTCATAGATTTAGGGATGGAAGATGTTCATGTAGAGACTATTGgtga